One genomic window of Sphingomonas ginsengisoli An et al. 2013 includes the following:
- the gorA gene encoding glutathione-disulfide reductase, with translation MSDFDYDLFIIGAGSGGVRAGRIAAAHGAQVAVAEEHRIGGTCVIRGCVPKKLLVYGAHFAEDLDDAAMFGWDVPHKRFDWPVLRDNVLAEVTRLEGAYGETLGSHGVSLIKERATVTGPHEVRTASGRTITAGKILIAVGARPALPEVAGIEHAITSNEVFHLERMPKRIVIAGGGYIANEFAGIFHQFGAHVTLVNRSDTILRGYDEQVVDRLVKISIAKGIDMRFKSSFSAIEKQDDGSLVCRMNGCEDIAADEVLFAIGRTPNTEGLGLEEVGVKLSERGAVIVDDDYRSSVPSIFAVGDVTDRIQLTPVAIREGQAFADTQFGGKQVSVDYSCVPSSVFSHPPIAAVGLTEGQAKNRLGSIRTFTSDFRPMKNVLAGRNERSLYKLVVDDSSDEVVGVHLIGPDAPEIMQAAAIAVKARLKKADFDATVALHPTMAEELVLMR, from the coding sequence GTGAGCGACTTCGACTACGACCTGTTCATCATCGGCGCCGGTTCGGGCGGCGTCCGCGCCGGCCGCATCGCCGCCGCGCACGGCGCCCAGGTGGCCGTCGCCGAGGAGCATCGGATCGGCGGTACCTGCGTCATCCGCGGCTGCGTCCCCAAAAAGCTGCTCGTCTACGGCGCCCACTTCGCCGAGGACCTCGACGACGCCGCCATGTTCGGCTGGGACGTGCCGCACAAGCGGTTCGACTGGCCGGTGCTGCGCGACAATGTGCTCGCCGAAGTCACCCGGCTCGAGGGCGCTTACGGCGAAACCCTCGGCAGCCACGGCGTCTCGCTCATCAAGGAACGCGCCACCGTCACCGGGCCCCATGAGGTGCGCACAGCCAGCGGCCGGACCATTACCGCGGGAAAGATCCTCATCGCCGTCGGCGCGCGCCCCGCGCTGCCCGAGGTCGCCGGGATCGAGCACGCGATCACCTCGAACGAGGTGTTCCATCTCGAGCGGATGCCCAAGCGGATCGTCATCGCCGGCGGCGGCTACATCGCCAACGAATTCGCCGGCATCTTCCACCAGTTCGGCGCCCACGTGACGCTGGTCAACCGCTCCGACACCATCCTGCGCGGCTATGACGAGCAGGTCGTCGACCGGCTGGTCAAGATCAGCATCGCCAAAGGCATCGACATGCGTTTCAAATCCTCCTTCTCGGCGATCGAGAAGCAGGACGACGGCAGCCTCGTCTGCCGGATGAACGGCTGCGAGGACATCGCCGCCGACGAGGTGCTGTTCGCCATAGGCCGCACTCCCAATACCGAAGGCCTCGGCCTCGAAGAGGTGGGCGTGAAGCTGTCCGAGCGCGGGGCAGTCATCGTCGACGACGACTATCGCTCGTCGGTGCCGTCGATTTTCGCGGTCGGCGACGTCACCGACCGCATCCAGCTCACTCCCGTCGCCATCCGTGAGGGCCAGGCCTTCGCCGACACCCAGTTTGGCGGCAAGCAGGTCAGCGTCGACTATAGCTGCGTTCCGTCGAGCGTCTTCTCGCACCCGCCGATCGCCGCGGTCGGGCTGACCGAGGGCCAGGCCAAGAACCGTCTCGGTTCCATCCGCACCTTCACTTCGGACTTCCGCCCGATGAAGAACGTGCTGGCCGGACGCAACGAACGCTCGCTCTACAAATTGGTGGTCGACGACAGCTCGGACGAGGTGGTCGGCGTCCACCTGATCGGTCCGGACGCCCCGGAGATCATGCAGGCTGCCGCGATCGCGGTGAAGGCGCGCTTGAAGAAGGCCGATTTCGACGCCACGGTCGCGCTGCATCCGACCATGGCCGAAGAACTGGTGCTGATGCGCTAG